In Acinetobacter piscicola, a single window of DNA contains:
- a CDS encoding cryptochrome/photolyase family protein gives MKRQLIWFRQDLRIQDHSALWHATQSGQSIAFIALSPQQWRKHHDAPIKIDFYLRQLQQLKQQLNALHIPLIVDIVPEWHDLPKHILKHCDTLNIENVHANIECGVNELQRDFQVQKTLNQHACDLILYHDRSIFPVGSIRNKSHQPYQVFGAFKKYCYEQLSISIPHPYPTPEPQKLFDIEVENAVQISHSIPNLQQLGFENNDFYSKWQVGENHAHTILDHFIEHQVLNYQTARDFPHLEATSQLSPYLNLGILSIRQCLNALFRQQQGYFHINNIGQQTWLDELLWREFYQHILFDFPRISKNIPFKINTQYLQWRNSPEDLKAWQQGQTGIPIVDAGMRQMLQTGWMHNRVRMIVAMFLSKNLLIDWRLGEQWFMQHLIDGDLAANNGGWQWCASTGTDSVPYFRIFNPISQSKKFDENGDYLRKWLPEIAHLDAKTIHEPYAKKPNLQLDYPQPIVDLKMSRQRAIEAFKHLTA, from the coding sequence ATGAAACGACAACTGATTTGGTTTCGCCAAGACTTACGCATTCAAGACCATAGTGCACTGTGGCATGCAACACAGTCAGGACAAAGCATCGCTTTCATTGCCCTTTCCCCACAGCAATGGCGTAAACATCATGATGCTCCAATTAAAATCGACTTTTATTTGAGACAATTACAACAACTTAAACAACAACTCAATGCCCTGCATATTCCCTTAATTGTTGATATCGTGCCCGAATGGCATGACCTACCAAAGCATATTTTAAAGCATTGCGATACACTCAATATCGAAAATGTACACGCCAACATCGAATGCGGTGTCAATGAGCTACAACGTGATTTTCAAGTACAAAAAACACTCAACCAACATGCATGCGATTTGATTTTATACCATGATCGTAGCATTTTTCCTGTGGGTTCCATTCGCAACAAATCCCACCAACCCTATCAAGTCTTTGGTGCATTTAAAAAATACTGTTATGAACAACTCAGTATTTCCATTCCACACCCCTATCCAACACCCGAACCACAAAAATTATTCGATATTGAAGTCGAAAATGCCGTTCAAATTTCACATAGCATTCCAAATTTGCAACAATTAGGTTTTGAGAACAATGACTTTTATTCAAAATGGCAAGTGGGTGAAAATCATGCCCACACAATATTAGATCATTTTATAGAACACCAAGTCCTCAATTATCAAACCGCACGAGATTTTCCACATCTTGAAGCAACCAGTCAGCTATCACCCTATTTAAATCTCGGAATTTTATCGATTCGTCAGTGCTTGAATGCGTTATTTCGTCAGCAACAAGGGTATTTCCATATAAACAATATTGGACAACAAACATGGTTAGATGAGCTACTTTGGCGAGAGTTTTATCAACATATCTTATTTGATTTCCCACGTATTTCTAAAAATATTCCTTTTAAAATCAATACACAATATTTACAGTGGCGCAATTCACCAGAAGATTTAAAAGCATGGCAACAGGGACAAACAGGTATTCCAATTGTCGATGCTGGCATGCGTCAAATGTTACAAACAGGTTGGATGCATAACCGTGTACGTATGATCGTAGCCATGTTTCTCAGTAAAAATTTACTCATTGACTGGCGCTTAGGCGAACAGTGGTTTATGCAGCATTTGATTGATGGTGACTTAGCGGCAAATAATGGTGGTTGGCAATGGTGTGCCTCTACAGGGACAGATTCTGTCCCTTATTTCCGTATTTTTAACCCGATCAGTCAGTCTAAAAAGTTTGATGAAAATGGTGATTATTTAAGAAAATGGTTACCTGAAATTGCACATTTGGATGCTAAAACCATCCATGAACCTTATGCTAAAAAACCTAATTTACAACTGGATTATCCTCAACCAATCGTTGACTTAAAAATGAGTCGACAAAGAGCTATTGAGGCTTTCAAACACTTAACTGCTTAA
- a CDS encoding FKBP-type peptidyl-prolyl cis-trans isomerase yields the protein MTAIANNQVVSFHYTLTNAEGETLDKSQGEPLAYLHGAGNIIPGLEKALEGKTVGEKFTVNVPAAEGYGEYNPDLVQEVPAQMFQGVENIEAGMQFQAQTEDGVQIVTVKAVEGDNVVVDANFPLAGQDLTFEVEIVEIRDASAEELEHGHVHGAGGHHH from the coding sequence ATGACTGCTATTGCAAATAACCAAGTGGTTTCTTTCCACTACACGTTGACTAACGCTGAGGGTGAAACTCTCGATAAATCACAAGGTGAGCCACTCGCATATTTGCATGGCGCAGGAAATATCATTCCTGGTTTAGAAAAAGCTTTAGAAGGCAAAACTGTAGGCGAAAAATTCACTGTAAACGTTCCTGCAGCTGAAGGTTATGGCGAATACAATCCTGACCTCGTTCAAGAAGTTCCTGCTCAAATGTTCCAAGGTGTTGAAAACATCGAAGCGGGTATGCAATTCCAAGCACAAACTGAAGATGGCGTTCAAATCGTAACTGTTAAAGCAGTTGAAGGCGACAACGTTGTTGTAGATGCAAACTTCCCACTTGCTGGTCAAGATCTTACTTTTGAAGTAGAAATCGTTGAAATTCGTGACGCTTCTGCTGAAGAATTAGAACATGGTCATGTTCACGGTGCAGGTGGTCATCACCACTAA
- the pdxJ gene encoding pyridoxine 5'-phosphate synthase yields MAALLGVNIDHVATLRQARGTTYPDPVEAALVCEQAGAEGITLHLREDRRHIQDADVYRMRSAIKTRMNLEMAVTDEMVAIALEVKPQHVCFVPEKRQEVTTEGGLDVVGHFADVRAATQALVAIGCDVSLFIDADFAQIDAAVACGAQTIELHTGAYADAHTEDAHHHELERIIKGAEYAAAKGLVVNAGHGLNLKNVAEIAAIPQIHELNIGHSIIAESVFVGLEQAVKDMKAAIHAAS; encoded by the coding sequence ATGGCTGCATTGCTTGGTGTAAATATTGACCATGTTGCAACACTTCGACAAGCACGTGGTACGACTTATCCTGATCCTGTTGAGGCAGCATTGGTCTGTGAACAAGCAGGTGCAGAGGGAATTACCTTGCATTTACGTGAAGATCGCCGTCATATTCAAGATGCTGACGTGTATCGTATGCGCTCAGCAATCAAGACACGTATGAACTTGGAAATGGCAGTCACTGATGAAATGGTCGCAATTGCACTTGAAGTTAAGCCGCAACATGTTTGCTTTGTACCTGAAAAACGCCAAGAAGTGACGACTGAAGGTGGTTTGGATGTGGTTGGACATTTTGCTGATGTGAGAGCTGCAACGCAGGCATTGGTTGCGATTGGCTGTGACGTATCATTATTTATTGATGCTGACTTTGCGCAAATTGACGCAGCAGTGGCATGTGGTGCACAAACCATCGAATTGCACACAGGTGCTTATGCAGATGCACACACTGAAGATGCACATCATCACGAGTTAGAGCGTATTATCAAAGGTGCTGAATATGCGGCTGCAAAAGGCTTAGTGGTCAATGCAGGGCATGGTTTAAATCTTAAAAATGTCGCTGAAATTGCAGCAATTCCACAGATTCACGAGTTGAATATTGGTCATTCAATTATTGCAGAAAGTGTTTTTGTTGGCTTAGAACAAGCAGTGAAAGACATGAAAGCAGCAATACATGCTGCAAGTTAA
- a CDS encoding tRNA-(ms[2]io[6]A)-hydroxylase, which yields MSNINYDELMQPVIGFLGCETPQAWLDEALKNLDILMQDHANCEKKAAGTAMNLMFRYSFFTDLQVKLAQLVREEMLHYEQVLEFMTKRGQEWKGLSAGRYAGGLRKEIRTYEPEALIDVLVIGAFVEARSCERFYALAPLVDEELGRYYRYLLKSESRHYEDYLALALDVAKTAKLKDPEEDIQQRIELIREVEKDLILTPDKTFRFHSGVPI from the coding sequence ATGTCGAATATTAATTATGATGAACTAATGCAACCTGTCATTGGTTTTTTAGGCTGTGAAACGCCTCAAGCATGGTTGGATGAAGCCCTAAAGAATCTTGATATTTTAATGCAAGATCATGCCAATTGTGAGAAAAAAGCCGCAGGAACAGCCATGAATTTGATGTTCCGTTATAGCTTTTTTACAGATTTACAAGTTAAGCTTGCACAACTTGTTCGTGAAGAAATGCTACATTATGAACAAGTTTTAGAGTTTATGACCAAGCGTGGTCAAGAATGGAAAGGTCTAAGTGCAGGACGTTATGCAGGTGGTTTGCGTAAGGAAATTCGTACTTATGAACCTGAAGCATTGATTGATGTTTTGGTGATTGGTGCTTTTGTTGAAGCACGTTCTTGTGAGCGTTTTTATGCTTTAGCGCCCTTAGTTGATGAAGAACTTGGGCGTTATTATCGTTACTTACTAAAGTCTGAATCACGCCATTACGAAGATTATCTCGCTTTAGCATTGGATGTAGCGAAAACCGCTAAACTCAAAGACCCTGAAGAAGATATTCAACAACGTATTGAATTAATTCGTGAAGTAGAAAAGGATTTGATTTTAACCCCAGATAAAACTTTTCGTTTTCATAGTGGTGTTCCCATATAA
- the recO gene encoding DNA repair protein RecO, whose amino-acid sequence MRNEILHGYLIHHRKYRERSHIVHLFTQEYGRVDGILRQTPPPQYQPITLQASGKSELKNFSKLEILNQPVFFYGDAFFSGFYLNEILLRLCPLEESMPQTFEQYHVTLEHLQHLASHPEPHTFLKQILRQFEYALLEELGYPLDYEMDAQQAPIIATQRYQFQLSDGFIPISHSASSTLSGEQILSMANYEKGRDFNSEQLQLLSKLYRQMITSLLGDRPLKSRQLWIQNSQSKIVNR is encoded by the coding sequence ATGCGAAATGAAATCTTGCATGGTTATTTAATCCATCATCGAAAATATCGTGAACGTAGCCATATTGTGCATTTATTTACACAAGAGTATGGACGTGTTGATGGAATTTTAAGGCAAACGCCGCCTCCGCAATATCAGCCAATCACCCTGCAAGCATCAGGGAAAAGTGAGCTGAAAAACTTTTCAAAATTAGAAATACTTAATCAACCTGTATTTTTTTATGGGGATGCATTTTTTTCAGGGTTTTATCTGAATGAAATTCTGCTCCGTTTATGCCCACTTGAAGAAAGTATGCCGCAAACTTTTGAGCAATATCATGTTACGCTTGAGCATTTACAACATTTAGCCTCACATCCCGAGCCTCATACATTTTTAAAACAAATTTTACGTCAGTTTGAGTATGCGCTTTTAGAAGAGTTGGGCTATCCCTTAGATTATGAGATGGATGCACAGCAAGCGCCGATCATTGCGACGCAACGTTATCAATTTCAACTGTCAGATGGATTTATTCCTATTTCCCATAGCGCTTCATCGACCCTAAGCGGCGAGCAGATTTTAAGTATGGCGAATTATGAAAAGGGTAGGGATTTTAATTCAGAACAGTTACAATTATTGTCGAAACTTTATCGCCAAATGATTACCTCATTGCTTGGTGATCGCCCATTAAAAAGTCGGCAACTGTGGATACAAAATTCTCAGTCCAAAATTGTGAATCGCTAG